In one window of Porites lutea chromosome 8, jaPorLute2.1, whole genome shotgun sequence DNA:
- the LOC140945902 gene encoding uncharacterized protein, with translation MDSPKKEVSSAVTPREVDLFAEEALEEVFETIDSLRAQFDQLQIHCEKLAAEKAQVDQLLIDKETEYQRRKELLQEDVSNLRKVNLQLLASQKAFTKGETGPVDLGSLGFVVDSEKLYQEKVEAEAKVDALQLKLLEKDKQLSSLEWQLVDAEATIASLQAERDRLALELDCAVGKEQDDLHALGAVGDTSSNDPLEHLEYGLVESGYVDDMPVRRVRKQPRRHLSDLTSRGSSHVEDFGAVFIGNSSFSDYDVPHLAEKEYNGLGGLKRANNFSDINNLDEHEVFDRRASESALNSVGKWESFDEPDGDLSQSSKNKCGGDIEGIARKVNNRRDQDMWTFTPDSIINVSTGEELSSVPPSPNDVRKLSKDSSIKGAENTANNEDYLEQNGVRIPSESPSAEGASSNIHINNDSTSNSTKSRPDSRRSSSVLVTQDSSPLKTTRRTASDASTNKKLQEYHKWKVAGCKGDPPAKLKISPC, from the exons ATGGACTCGCCTAAGAAGGAGGTTTCAAGTGCTGTGACCCCACGTGAAGTTGACTTGTTTGCGGAGGAGGCATTGGAGGAAGTGTTTGAAACAATCGATAGTCTGCGAGCTCAGTTTGATCAGCTACAAATACACTGTGAGAAGTTGGCTGCAGAGAAGGCTCAAGTGGATCAGCTCTTAATAGATAAGGAAACAGAATATCAACGAAGAAAGGAATTGCTCCAAGAAGATGTTAGTAATCTTAGAAAAGTCAACCTACAATTATTAGCTTCGCAGAAAGCATTTACTAAAGGCGAAACAG GTCCTGTGGATTTGGGTAGCTTGGGTTTTGTTGTTGATTCTGAGAAACTGTACCAAGAAAAAGTAGAGGCAGAGGCTAAG GTGGACGCACTGCAGTTAAAATTGCTGGAAAAAGACAAGCAGTTATCAAGCTTAGAATGGCAGCTGGTAGATGCAGAGGCAACAATTGCCTCTCTACAGGCAGAAAGAGACCGTCTGGCTCTAGAACTAGACTGTGCAGTTGGGAAAGAACAGGATGACCTCCATGCGCTAGGTGCGGTTGGTGATACGTCCAGTAATGACCCGCTTGAACATCTTGAATATGGCTTGGTTGAGTCTGGTTATGTTGATGACATGCCTGTAAGGCGAGTCCGTAAGCAGCCTCGGCGGCATCTTAGTGACTTAACCTCACGTGGCAGTTCGCATGTTGAGGACTTTGGCGCCGTGTTCATTGGTAATTCCAGTTTTTCAGACTATGATGTTCCACACTTAGCAGAAAAAGAGTATAATGGATTGGGTGGCTTGAAGCGAGCTAATAACTTCAGTGATATAAATAACCTTGATGAGCATGAGGTTTTTGACAGAAGGGCAAGTGAGTCTGCCTTGAACAGTGTTGGCAAGTGGGAAAGTTTTGACGAACCTGATGGAGACCTTTCACAGTCTAGTAAGAACAAATGTGGTGGAGATATTGAAGGCATAGCTAGAAAAGTAAATAATAGAAGAGATCAGGACATGTGGACTTTTACTCCAGACAGCATCATCAATGTGTCAACAG GGGAGGAATTGTCTAGTGTGCCTCCTTCACCAAATGATGTTCGAAAGCTTTCAAAGGACTCTTCTATAAAGGGAGCTGAAAATACTGCAAACAATGAGGATTACTTAGAACAGAATGGAGTGCGCATTCCCAGTGAATCACCATCAGCAGAGGGGGCAAGCAGTAATATTCACATAAATAATGATTCTACAAGCAATTCCACTAAAAGCAGACCTGATTCTAGAAGGTCATCCAGTGTTCTGGTTACTCAAGACAGTTCACCACTTAAAACAACTAGAAGAACAGCTAGTGATGCCAGCACGAACAAGAAACTTCAAGAATATCATAAATGGAAAGTGGCAGGATGCAAGGGAGATCCACCAGCCAAGCTTAAAATATCTCC aTGCTGA
- the LOC140945920 gene encoding 33 kDa inner dynein arm light chain, axonemal-like yields MIPPNTSLVKYDNPVLVSRNTDKKSPRARSLKVSQQQGSGNAGAGPVPQPPRTNKLPPMDAQKNQQTDEILNAILPPREWTENGQLWVQQVSSTPATRLDVVNLQEQLDMRLQQRQARETGICPVRRELYSQCFDELIRQVTINCAERGLLLLRVRDEIRMTIAAYQTLYESSVAFGMRKALQAEQGKADMERKIQELEGDKRDLERQVNELKAKCDAIEKREAERRAVDEKKHAEEITFLKKNNQQLKTQLEGIIAPTKK; encoded by the exons ATGATTCCACCGAATACTTCGCTGGTAAAATATGACAATCCAGTTCTTGTAAGCAGGAACACAGACAAGAAATCACCAAGG GCTCGTTCCCTAAAAGTTAGCCAACAGCAGGGTTCAGGAAATGCTGGAGCAGGACCAGTTCCTCAGCCACCTCGAACCAATAAACTTCCACCAATGGATGCACAGAAAAATCAACAGACGGATGAGATACTCAATGCTATTTTGCCACCCAG AGAGTGGACAGAAAATGGACAGTTATGGGTACAACAGGTGTCTAGCACTCCAGCCACAAGATTAGATGTTGTCAATCTGCAG GAGCAACTTGACATGCGTCTTCAACAGCGACAAGCAAGGGAAACAGGAATCTGTCCTGTTAGGAGAGAGCTTTACTCACAATGCTTTG ATGAGCTGATTCGCCAGGTGACAATTAACTGTGCAGAGCGTGGCCTTCTGTTGCTGAG AGTGCGTGATGAGATAAGAATGACCATTGCTGCTTACCAGACTTTGTATGAGAGCAG TGTTGCATTTGGCATGAGGAAAGCTCTTCAAGCAGAGCAAGGGAAAGCAGATATGGAAAGAAAG ATTCAAGAACTTGAAGGTGACAAAAGAGACCTTGAAAGGCAAGTCAATGAACTGAAAGCCAAGTGTGATGCTATTGAGAAACGTGAGGCTGAAAGAAGGGCAGTAGACGAGAAGAAACATGCGGAGGAAATTACGTTCTTAAAGAAGAACAACCAACAGCTTAAG accCAGCTGGAAGGCATCATTGCTCCAACAAAGAAGTAA